The [Clostridium] celerecrescens 18A genomic sequence AACAGATGAAGCATATGGCCAATGAGATGTCAGGAGGTCAGCAGCAGAGAGTCGGTATTGCAAGAGCTTTGGCAGTAGACCCTAAGATCATCTTTGCGGATGAGCCAACTGGAAACTTAGATTCCAAGACTACCAGAGAAATTTTAAGTTTAATGCAGAAAATCGTGAGGGAGCAGAATCAGACTTTGGTCATGGTTACACATGATAATTATATTGCAAAGTTTGCTGACAGACAATTCCATATAGTAGATGGAAAGATCGTTAAAATCGAAGAACAGCATCATGAGGAACAGCATCATGAGGATACGAAGGAGGACATGGGATATGAAGAAGGTTAGGAAAGGGATTTTATGGCTGCTTGCGGCCCTTATGATCATAGGAGCCATGCCCGGTGCGGCTTTTGCCCAGTATGACCTAAGCAAAAACACCTACATAGATGTTAAGAAGACTCCGTCGGGAAAGACCGGGGAAAACGTTACCATTAATATGGTTTTTACTAATAATAGCGGCAATGATTTAAATAACGTGGCAGTGAGGTTTGACCGGGATCTGGCAGAACAGGAATACCGGGCAACGGAAGATGCAGATGAAGATTCGAAATATACTGGAGCAGTCTTTCCTTTTGAGATCACTTCCAGTACTTTTGATAACAAAAAGCTGGGAACGGTAAAGAGCGGTTCATCTAAGAGTATTTCTCTTACTGGTAGGGTTCGGAGAGACATTGCAGAGGGGTATTACCTAATACCTTTGGAAGTCGTAACGGATGCATTAAAAAAGGATGATGGTGCCCATTCCAGTTACGAAAAGGTCAACATCTGGATCACAAAATCCTCATCAACCACAGAATCCGGGAAAGATGAAGGAACGATTCAGTTTGAGCTGGGTGAAAACCAGAATACGCCTTTTGGCATCTATCCCCAAACCATGAATTTTAATATGAACGTCCGCAATGCTTCCCAAGTTACGGCTTTTGATGTAAATGTCCGTATGAAGCTGGACCAGGACAGCACAAAGTTCCCCTTTGATATTAACGATGGAAACTACACCAGACATTATGACCGCATGGGCGGTGGTGAAACGGTGGAGATTCCCTACAGCATGAATATCCGCAAGGATGTTTACAGCGGATACTATCCTATTACCTATACCATTGAATACCGCGACAGCACGGACGGAGACGTCCAGAAAGCGGAAGAGACCTTCTATGTCAAGGTTCAGAATAAAGACAAAGAAGAGGAGACAGGTGATTTCAATGCCAATGACAGAACAAAGGCGAGAATCATTGTAGATGGATTCCAGACGAACCCGGAGACAGTTTACGCCGGGGAGGAATTTGAAATGATCCTCCATATGAAGAACGCCTCCGAAAATGTTGCAGCAAGCAACATTCTCTTTAACCTGGAATCAGAAAAGGTTACGGACAGCGCGGTATTTACCATGGATTCCGGTTCCTCATCGATCGTTGTAAATTCTCTTCCCGCTGGCCAGACCACGGATATAAAATTAAAGCTTCGGGCAGGAGCATGGGTGGATCAAAGAACCTATGCCATCACCATCAATGAAAAGTATGACAGCCCTGAATTTAAAAACGCAGAAGAAAAAGTTACGGTAAACATTCCTGTTAAGCAGGTTTCCAGGTTGAATACGGGAACGATCGAGGTAATGCCGGATACGATTTCCGTAGGATCAGAAACAAATGTAATGTTTCCTATCAATAACACCGGAAAGGTTCTCCTCTACAACGTAATGGTGGCCTTTGTGGGAGATTCCATCCAACAGACCAACAGCTATGTAGGAAATATAAAGCCAGGAGAGTCTGGAAATGTGGATGCCATGATCAGCGGAACAGCACATACCACGGATGATGGGAAAATTAAGGTTATGATCACCTATGAGGATGAAAATGGGGTTGTCAGCGATCCTGTTGAAAAAGAGTTAAGTTTAACAGTAACGGAACAGGAAGACTTAGATCCCGGAATGGATGGTTCAGGAGAATTTCCGGCAGTAACAGAGCCGGAAGGCACTTCCAAATATGGAAAGATCATCATTCCTGCGGTGATTGTCGTCCTGGTGATAGGAACCATTGGAACCGTATATGTGCTTAAGAGGCGTAAAAAGAAAAAGGAAGCACTGGAAGAACTGGAAGAGGAAAAAGACAATGAAATTTAGCGATTTGCTTTCCATGAGTGTAAATAACTTAAGACGCAGGAAGCTAAGGACATTTTTAACGGTTCTGGGAGTTTTGATCGGTACGGCTTCCATTGTTGTCATGGTGTCTTTGGGGATCGGCTTTAATGAACTTACCATGGAACAGATCGCTTCCTATGGAAGCCTTACGGAAGTTTCCGTATATTCCAATGCAATGTGGGGAGGAAATGAAAGCAGCAAGGACCCTAATTACATGACGGATGATGTGATTGCACAGTTTGAACGGATCGATCATGTTAATACTGCTTCCCCTCTTCTGGAAACCAGTGTTTTGATGACTCAGGGGGCTTATCAGGCGTATATCAACCTGATCGGAGTCACTCAGGAGTACATGAAGAACATCCCCTTAAAGGAGGGGCAAATTCCGGAGGCGGGAAAAAGAGACTTGCAGATGATTGTAGGGAATATGGTTGCCAGGAATTTCAGCAATCCCAAGAGCAATCGTAACAACTATTATGATGATCCCACCAGCATTCCTGACATAGATTTTATAAATAGACCTCTGTTTGTGATTTTTGATATGGATGCCTATTATCAGTCCCAAAACGGGGGAACTGGGGAAGGCGGAACAATCGTCAAACCGCCCAAAAAGTATCTCATACCAACGGCCGGTCTGGTAGAAGGAGGGCCAGAGGATTGGAATAATTACAGTTACAGCGTTTATGTGGATTTAGAAGCGCTAAAATCTCAGCTAAAACAGATTTTTAAAAAGAAGCCCATTCCCAACCAGCCAACCAATAAAAAGGGAAAACCCTACAACTATTTTATTTATCAGCAGGCGGTTGTTGAAGTGGATGATATGAATAATGTTACTGCGGTACAAAAAGCGATTACAGATATGGGCTTTCAGGCCAACAGCAACATGGAGTGGCTGGAGCAGTCTCAGAAGCAGGCTAAGATGGTTCAGGCTCTTTTAGGAGGTATCGGAGCCGTATCCCTGTTTGTGGCGGCAATTGGTATCGCCAATACCATGATGATGTCCATTTACGAAAGAACAAAGGAAATCGGTATCTTAAAGGTCCTTGGCTGCGATATGAATAATATCAGGAACATGTTCCTTATGGAGTCAGGCTTTATCGGCTTTTTAGGAGGCATAACGGGAATCCTGTTCAGCTATGGGGTTTCATTCCTTATTAACAGGTTCCTTTCGGGCCGCTTTATGTCAGATATGCCTGGAGATCTTTCCAGGATTCCTCCCTGGCTTACCTTAACGGCTGTTGGATTTGCTGTTTTTGTAGGAATGGCCGCAGGATTTTTCCCTGCCCTTAGAGCCATGAAGCTAAGTCCTCTTGCAGCCATTAGGAATGAATAGTGGTAAAAAATAGGGTTGCATTTTTTCAGAGAATATTATATGATGATGTATAAGGTACGTGCGACTGGCGGATAAGTGGATTTTTACCACGGGGAGCACGATACGTAAAAAGCCGACCGCCTGGGCACCCTATGGGATGCCCAGGCGGTTTTTTGCGTAAACAGCGAGCCAAAAGAGTTCATTGTGTTTTCATTCAGAAAGGAGACCAGAGCTGATGAGTTTGATTTCTTTACAAGACGATTTAAAGAGTAATTCCTATCCGGGAAGAGGCATTATTATGGGAAAAACACCGGATGGAAAAAAGGCGGTTGCCGCTTATTTTATTATGGGAAGAAGCGATAACAGCCGAAACCGTGTATTCGTAGAGGAAGGGGAAGGTATCCGTACCCAGGCCTTT encodes the following:
- a CDS encoding COG1361 S-layer family protein encodes the protein MKKVRKGILWLLAALMIIGAMPGAAFAQYDLSKNTYIDVKKTPSGKTGENVTINMVFTNNSGNDLNNVAVRFDRDLAEQEYRATEDADEDSKYTGAVFPFEITSSTFDNKKLGTVKSGSSKSISLTGRVRRDIAEGYYLIPLEVVTDALKKDDGAHSSYEKVNIWITKSSSTTESGKDEGTIQFELGENQNTPFGIYPQTMNFNMNVRNASQVTAFDVNVRMKLDQDSTKFPFDINDGNYTRHYDRMGGGETVEIPYSMNIRKDVYSGYYPITYTIEYRDSTDGDVQKAEETFYVKVQNKDKEEETGDFNANDRTKARIIVDGFQTNPETVYAGEEFEMILHMKNASENVAASNILFNLESEKVTDSAVFTMDSGSSSIVVNSLPAGQTTDIKLKLRAGAWVDQRTYAITINEKYDSPEFKNAEEKVTVNIPVKQVSRLNTGTIEVMPDTISVGSETNVMFPINNTGKVLLYNVMVAFVGDSIQQTNSYVGNIKPGESGNVDAMISGTAHTTDDGKIKVMITYEDENGVVSDPVEKELSLTVTEQEDLDPGMDGSGEFPAVTEPEGTSKYGKIIIPAVIVVLVIGTIGTVYVLKRRKKKKEALEELEEEKDNEI
- a CDS encoding ABC transporter permease, whose amino-acid sequence is MKFSDLLSMSVNNLRRRKLRTFLTVLGVLIGTASIVVMVSLGIGFNELTMEQIASYGSLTEVSVYSNAMWGGNESSKDPNYMTDDVIAQFERIDHVNTASPLLETSVLMTQGAYQAYINLIGVTQEYMKNIPLKEGQIPEAGKRDLQMIVGNMVARNFSNPKSNRNNYYDDPTSIPDIDFINRPLFVIFDMDAYYQSQNGGTGEGGTIVKPPKKYLIPTAGLVEGGPEDWNNYSYSVYVDLEALKSQLKQIFKKKPIPNQPTNKKGKPYNYFIYQQAVVEVDDMNNVTAVQKAITDMGFQANSNMEWLEQSQKQAKMVQALLGGIGAVSLFVAAIGIANTMMMSIYERTKEIGILKVLGCDMNNIRNMFLMESGFIGFLGGITGILFSYGVSFLINRFLSGRFMSDMPGDLSRIPPWLTLTAVGFAVFVGMAAGFFPALRAMKLSPLAAIRNE